From a single Streptomyces sp. NBC_00377 genomic region:
- the nhaA gene encoding Na+/H+ antiporter NhaA, producing the protein MTAPRDTTPRKAFGRLSLPERNFVTESLRTETVGGVLLLVAAVAALVWANAPLLHDSYESVSDFHFGPEALGLHLSVAHWAADGLLAIFFFVAGIELKRELVAGDLKDPRAAALPVAAALCGMAVPALVYTLTNLAGGGSLGGWAVPTATDIAFALAVLAVIGTSLPSSLRAFLLTLAVVDDLFAILIIAVFFTSTIDFVALGGAAVGLLAFWLLLRRGVHGWYVYVPLALVVWALMYNSGVHATIAGVAMGLMLRCTTREGEKQSPGERVEHLVRPLSAGLAVPLFALFSAGVAISGDALADVFGKPETLGVLLGLIVGKTIGIFGGTWLTARFTRASLSEDLAWADVFAVASLAGIGFTVSLLIGELAFEGDAILTDEVKASVLVGSLIAATFATVLLKLRNARYRRMWEAEERDDDLDGVPDVYEEDDPAYHLRMAEIHDRKAAEHRRTADEITRRIAREDTAARHGLAEVPGGAGEDDDRPA; encoded by the coding sequence GTGACCGCGCCCCGCGATACCACCCCCCGCAAGGCCTTCGGCCGGCTGTCGCTCCCCGAGCGGAACTTCGTCACGGAGTCCCTGCGCACGGAGACCGTCGGCGGTGTGCTGCTGCTGGTCGCCGCCGTCGCCGCGCTGGTCTGGGCGAACGCGCCCCTCCTTCACGACAGCTATGAGAGCGTCAGCGACTTCCACTTCGGCCCCGAGGCGCTCGGACTGCACCTCTCCGTCGCCCACTGGGCGGCCGACGGCCTGCTCGCGATCTTCTTCTTCGTCGCCGGGATCGAACTCAAGCGAGAACTCGTCGCCGGTGATCTCAAGGACCCCAGGGCCGCCGCGCTCCCCGTCGCGGCAGCGCTGTGCGGGATGGCCGTACCGGCGCTCGTCTACACGCTCACCAACCTCGCCGGCGGCGGCTCTCTCGGCGGCTGGGCGGTGCCCACGGCCACCGACATCGCCTTCGCGCTCGCCGTGCTCGCCGTCATCGGCACCTCTCTGCCCAGCTCGCTGCGCGCCTTCCTGCTCACCCTCGCCGTCGTCGACGACCTGTTCGCGATTCTGATCATCGCGGTCTTCTTCACGAGCACCATCGACTTCGTGGCGCTGGGCGGCGCGGCGGTCGGCCTCCTCGCGTTCTGGCTGCTCCTGCGCCGGGGCGTGCACGGCTGGTACGTCTACGTCCCCCTCGCGCTCGTCGTCTGGGCGCTGATGTACAACAGCGGCGTGCACGCCACCATCGCCGGAGTCGCGATGGGCCTGATGCTGCGCTGCACCACGCGCGAGGGCGAGAAGCAGTCTCCCGGCGAGCGGGTCGAGCACCTTGTCCGGCCCCTCTCCGCCGGGCTCGCGGTCCCGCTGTTCGCCCTGTTCAGCGCCGGTGTGGCGATCTCGGGCGACGCGCTCGCAGACGTGTTCGGCAAGCCGGAGACCCTGGGCGTCCTCCTCGGTCTGATCGTCGGCAAGACCATCGGCATCTTCGGCGGAACCTGGCTGACCGCCCGCTTCACCCGCGCTTCGCTGAGCGAGGACCTCGCCTGGGCGGACGTGTTCGCGGTCGCGTCCCTGGCCGGCATCGGATTCACCGTCTCGCTGCTGATCGGGGAGCTCGCCTTCGAGGGCGACGCGATCCTGACCGACGAGGTCAAGGCATCCGTCCTGGTGGGCTCGCTGATCGCGGCGACCTTCGCGACGGTCCTGCTGAAGCTTCGCAACGCGCGGTACCGCCGGATGTGGGAGGCCGAGGAGCGCGACGACGACCTCGACGGCGTCCCGGACGTCTACGAGGAGGACGACCCGGCGTATCACCTGCGCATGGCGGAGATCCACGACCGCAAGGCCGCGGAACACCGCCGGACGGCCGATGAGATCACCCGGCGGATCGCCCGGGAGGACACCGCGGCACGCCACGGGCTTGCCGAAGTGCCGGGCGGGGCAGGCGAGGACGACGACCGTCCGGCATGA
- a CDS encoding phage holin family protein — MSAPDGSPVGAERSIGQLFASATTELSALVHDEIALAKAQLKQDVKRGAVSGGAFSVAGAVLVFSLPMLNFALAYGIRTWSDWNLAVCFLLSFAANVLVALVLALIGVVFAKKAQKSKGPQKVAASVKESAGVLQNAKPHPRPELPQDRVPEAIEAVTRSSS; from the coding sequence ATGAGCGCACCCGACGGCAGCCCGGTCGGCGCCGAACGCAGCATCGGCCAGCTGTTCGCCTCGGCGACGACCGAATTGTCGGCGCTGGTGCACGACGAGATCGCGCTGGCGAAGGCACAGCTGAAACAGGACGTCAAGCGCGGGGCGGTGAGCGGCGGGGCGTTCTCGGTGGCGGGTGCCGTCCTGGTCTTCTCCCTTCCGATGCTGAACTTCGCGCTGGCGTACGGCATCCGGACCTGGAGCGACTGGAACCTGGCGGTCTGCTTCCTGCTGTCCTTCGCGGCGAACGTGCTCGTCGCGCTCGTCCTCGCGCTGATCGGCGTGGTCTTCGCGAAGAAGGCGCAGAAGAGCAAGGGCCCGCAGAAGGTCGCCGCCTCCGTGAAGGAGTCGGCGGGCGTCCTGCAGAACGCCAAGCCGCATCCGCGGCCCGAGCTCCCGCAGGACCGGGTCCCGGAGGCCATCGAGGCTGTGACACGCTCGTCGTCATGA